From a single Sander vitreus isolate 19-12246 chromosome 4, sanVit1, whole genome shotgun sequence genomic region:
- the ralgapb gene encoding ral GTPase-activating protein subunit beta isoform X3, producing the protein MEVLCYGLTLPLDGDTVQLCVDIYTDWLTALVSPRDSFPPPISREPNLYTQKILRHLGGLFLSRSEQASPVYLSLCQQVLLAVQSLARESAVMSGDTWETLLHFLLRINHNMLATPTTTDVSEQLSHLSMAVLFEVWLLSCSRCFPSHSLWQTARQMLSSWRHQPAVVEQWSRVMAALTSRLLVLSFGPSFPHLKVPDADAALIPADMDDQRVPQTWFRFLHLLSNLVDLSRPVVAGSTPFHPEEAMQGSGRLPNIFFRAMKGVGTMVDAFLGVTVVKDPTEQQLPNTGVTTKIHFRDRLPSLGVAVARSPFKDRLPSYGISRPRSGSAPPIPVNILSVHSTPPSTTSSTLHNTRLKPVNVSKATSKPPTTSSSPHHWKSSSHPPPSSSRPPPSPLRCNVDSLLHLFGGWLFDAALIHSASDVTVMSERWAAGRAEACGMLCRIFSCKKTAEDILSVYLSRFYLVLLRGVQVSEEACPPVLASILLNSTCLFCCDLRGVNLLFPCFLFAVESVLLDRELLRFKSFVRPVDLRRASILVLLSLLPLPLQLGSVQSEVLLDGKFSGDDVTADNFLSLKPRLRSVLIGALQTETDTTNTQILLAAMLNLVQDSALFEAAGQTQQQTESWQDGASRPRSTGTTRGTSDTSGPSGTSGTRGLSGHIGTSGTRGLSGTRGLSGHSGTRGPSGPSGTSGTSEIRGMSGPRGMSGPSGTSGPRGTSGTGIQSAEILWVQLVRLLTQRLMAQWRNDSAVCLSALEVLAGLAKVEVSVEESESRRALSSVCSYIVFLCSRPPPLHSRELHSIIVAAFYCLNVWLTQHPAMLHHQECLLEVLEIVELGISGSKSGKEQEVRCKEEKELNPSSLRVKEAAEATLNCVMQVSGAFPLLGDQLDEDALIGCSTLSDASVKKFRYFVVGSSVILAMLERPPGPGEPGKPREPGEVGEAGPRELGPEPGEVAKCPSLTALIRGASGRHSWTLQLQLQPRDGRTATQQTLIPEQRGVAQEDSRIRCGVKHQLFPDNMDRVSLVKADLSIPLLDDIVTDKVHQQLQRLQAALKTQQLVEAQPQVSRRSVVMTICRPPPPINSFQTARLFLSHLGLLTPETLKSPGGVPPQLLSLDSSLPGFSDDLKRLDELPSRNCDSASVFYMRAGQRTAAEILRNVESSCSVPSYFLDFLSSLGWPVEVGRRQRGGVSTNSSEFPAVLGDSGGGVFDGERFVLMYADALTEITFIVPSSSYSADWSKSPEEAERLTSQQSNTELSQDSAPPPTRSPVEDMKSFRGSESKLLIVWVERFEDIESFPQTELLSETQSHTSVPNVQLIFIHPLKTGLYRICFRGNATSKFSLVVPLVNGSVVSKRSLGFLVRETVINCCHRRRLESDSTLPSHVRRKQMINDIILRYRSRHSEPAFYTALFQDP; encoded by the exons ATGGAGGTGTTGTGCTACGGCTTGACACTCCCATTGGATGGAGACACCGTGCAGCTCTGTGTAGACATCTACACTGATTGGCTGACGGCCCTGGTTTCCCCGAGAGACTCATTTCCTCCACCAATCAGCAGAGAGCCCAACCTGTACACCCAGAAGATCCTGCGACACCTGGGCGGCCTCTTCCTGTCCAG GTCGGAGCAGGCGAGTCCcgtctacctgtctctctgtcagcagGTGTTGCTTGCAGTTCAGTCATTGGCCAGAGAGAGCGCTGTGATGAGTGGAGACACCTGGGAGACGCTGCTGCACTTCCTGCTGCGCATCAACCACAACATGCTGGCTACGCCCACAACCACAG atgTGTCGGAGCAGCTGTCTCACCTGTCAATGGCAGTACTGTTTGAGGTCTGGTTGCTGTCTTGCTCTCGGTGTTTCCCGTCTCACTCTCTGTGGCAGACGGCCAGACAGATGTTGAGCAGCTGGAGACATCAGCCGGCTGTGGTGGAGCAGTGGAGCCGAGTCATGGCCGCCCTGACctccag gtTGTTGGTGTTGAGCTTCGGTCCGTCCTTCCCTCACTTAAAAGTCCCAGATGCAGACGCTGCTCTGATCCCGGCAGACATGGACGACCAGCGAGTCCCCCAGACCTGGTTCAGGTTCCTGCACCTGCTCAG TAATCTGGTGGACCTCAGTCGACCCGTGGTTGCTGGTTCAACTCCTTTCCACCCCGAGGAGGCGATGCAAGGAAGTGGCCGGCTGCCAAACATCTTCTTCAGAGCCATGAAAGGAGTCGGCACGATGGTCGACGCCTTCCTGG GTGTGACTGTAGTCAAAGACCcaacagagcagcagctgccaAACACTg GAGTTACAACGAAGATCCATTTCAGAGACCGGCTGCCTTCTCTCG GTGTTGCTGTGGCCAGGAGCCCGTTTAAAGACCGCCTCCCCTCCTACG GTATCTCTCGACCTCGTTCTGGCAGCGCCCCCCCCATCCCGGTGAACATACTGAGCGTGCACAGTACCCCCCCCTCCACCACTTCTTCAACTTTACACAACACACGACTGAAACCTGTCAATGTTTCCAAGGCAACCAGCAAACCTCCCACG aCATCTTCCTCCCCCCATCACTGGAAGTCTTCCTCCCATCCTCCCCCATCCTCCTCCCGACCACCCCCGTCCCCCCTCAGGTGTAACGTGGACTCCCTGCTCCACCTGTTTGGCGGATGGCTGTTTGATGCCGCTCTGATCCACTCTG CCAGTGATGTCACGGTGATGTCAGAGCGGTGGGCGGCCGGTCGAGCCGAGGCGTGTGGGATGCTCTGCAGAATCTTCTCCTGTAAGAAAACCGCAGAGGACATCCTGTCCGTCTACCTGTCCAG GTTCTACCTGGTTCTGCTGAGGGGTGTCCAGGTGTCGGAGGAGGCGTGTCCTCCGGTCCTGGCCTCCATCCTGCTGAACTCCACCTGTCTGTTCTGCTGCGACCTGAGAGGAGTCAACCTGCTGTTCCCCTGCTTCCTGTTCGCTGTGGAGAGCGTGCTGCTCGACAG AGAGCTGTTAAGGTTTAAGAGTTTTGTGAGACCAGTGGATTTACGGCGAGCCTCCATCTTGGTCCTGCTGTCCCTGCTGCCCCTCCCCCTGCAGTTAggatctgtccaatcagag GTTTTATTGGACGGGAAGTTCAGTGGTGATGATGTCACAGCAGATAACTTCCTGTCTCTGAAGCCCCGCCTCCGCAGCGTTCTGATTGGAGCTCTGCAGACGGAGACTGACACCACCAACACTCAGATTCTACTCG CGGCCATGTTGAATCTGGTTCAGGACTCGGCTCTGTTCGAGGCTGCAGGACAAACTCAGCAG CAAACTGAGTCCTGGCAAGATGGAGCCAGTAGACCCCGATCGACTGGGACAACCAGAGGAACCAGTGACACCAGTGGACCCAGTGGAACCAGTGGAACCAGAGGCCTGAGTGGACATATTGGAACCAGTGGAACCAGAGGACTGAGTGGAACCAGAGGACTGAGTGGACACAGTGGAACCAGAGGACCGAGTGGACCCAGTGGAACCAGTGGAACCAGTGAAATCAGAGGAATGAGTGGACCCAGAGGAATGAGTGGACCCAGTGGAACCAGTGGACCCAGAGGAACCAGTGGAACCG GCATCCAGTCAGCAGAGATCCTGTGGGTTCAGCTTGTCCGTCTGCTGACTCAGCGTCTGATGGCTCAGTGGAGGAATGACTCTGCAGTTTGCCTGTCGGCACTGGAAGTACTGGCAGGACTGGCAAAG GTGGAGGTGAGTGTGGAGGAGAGCGAGAGCAGGCGAGCGCTCTCTTCAGTCTGTAGTTACATAGTGTTTCTGTGCagtcgtcctcctcctcttcactcCAGAGAGCTGCACTCCATCATCGTCGCTGCTTTCTACTGTCTCAACGTCTGGCTAACACAGCACCCCGCCATGCTCCACCACCAg GAGTGTCTGTTGGAGGTGCTGGAGATAGTGGAGTTGGGCATTTCAGGCAGTAAGTCTGGAAAGGAACAGGAAGTGAGATgtaaagaggagaaagaactAAACCCCTCTTCTCTAAGGGTGAAGGAGGCCGCAGAAGCTACGCTGAACTG TGTGATGCAGGTTTCGGGGGCCTTTCCGTTGCTTGGCGACCAGCTGGATGAGgacgctctgattggctgctccACTCTGAGTGATGCCAGTGTGAAGAAGTTCAGATATTTTGTGGTGGGCAGCTCGGTGATCCTCGCCATGCTGGAACGACCACCGGGGCCAGGAGAACCGGGAAAACCCCGAGAACCGGGAGAAGTGGGAGAAGCGGGACCGAGAGAACTGGGGCCTGAACCGGGAGAAGTGG CAAAGTGTCCGTCGCTCACTGCGCTGATCCGAGGAGCGTCAGGACGCCACAGCTGGACGCTACAGCTCCAGCTGCAGCCCCGAGACGGAAGGACAGccacacag CAAACTCTGATCCCAGAGCAGCGTGGAGTCGCCCAGGAGGATTCTAGGATACGATGTGGTGTCAAACATCAGCTGTTTCCTGACAACATGGACAGAGTTTCTTTAGTAAAAGCAGATCTAAGTATTCCACTCCTGGACGACATCGTCACGGACAAG GTGCATCAGCAGCTGCAGCGTCTGCAGGCCGCGTTGAAGACGCAGCAGCTGGTTGAGGCTCAGCCGCAGGTCAGCAGACGCTCGGTTGTCATGACGATCTGCAGGCCGCCTCCTCCAATCAACAGCTTCCAGACAGCGAGACTCTTCCTGTCCCACCTGGGCCTCCTCACTCCAGAGACCCTGAAA AGTCCCGGCGGTGTCCCACCCCAGCTGCTGTCTCTGGACTCGTCTCTTCCCGGTTTCTCCGACGATCTGAAAAGATTGGACGAGCTGCCGTCCAGAAATTGTGACTCTGCCTCTGTCTTCTACATGAGAGCAGGACAGAGGACAGCTGCtgag atCCTGAGGAACGTGGAGTCTAGCTGCAGCGTCCCGTCTTACTTCCTGGACTTCCTGTCGTCTCTCGGTTGGCCGGTAGAGGTGGGGCGACGCCAGAGGGGCGGAGTCAGCACCAACAGTTCAG AATTCCCTGCTGTGCTGGGTGACAGTGGAGGCGGCGTGTTTGATGGCGAGAGGTTCGTCCTGATGTATGCCGACGCTCTGACAGAGATCACCTTCATCGTCCCTTCGTCATCATACT CAGCTGATTGGTCGAAGAGTCCAGAGGAGGCAGAGCGTCTGACCAGCCAGCAGAGTAATACTGAGCTCAGCCAAGACTCCGCCCCCCCACCCACA AGGTCTCCAGTTGAAGACATGAAGTCTTTTCGTGGCTCTGAATCTAAACTCCTGATTGTCTGGGTCGAACGCTTCGAGGATATCG agagtttcCCTCAGACTGAACTGCTATCAGAGACACAAAGTCAcaccag cgTGCCAAACGTCCAGCTCATCTTCATCCATCCTCTGAAAACGGGACTTTACCGTATCTGTTTCCGTGGAAACGCCACTAGCAAGTTCAGTCTGGTTGTCCCATTGGTCAACGGGAGTGTGGTCAGCAAACGTTCTCTGg GTTTCCTGGTCAGAGAGACAGTGATCAACTGTTGCCATCGGCGACGGCTAGAGAGTGACTCCACCCTACCATCCCACGTCAGAAGGAAGCAGATGATCAATGACATCATCCTTCGCTACCGCAGCCGCCACTCTGAACCCGCCTTTTACACTGCCCTCTTCCAGGACCCCTGA